Genomic DNA from Macadamia integrifolia cultivar HAES 741 unplaced genomic scaffold, SCU_Mint_v3 scaffold264, whole genome shotgun sequence:
GAACTCACGCCTATGATACAATTGCTGGCTCTAGGATGGCTGCACAACTAAAACCATTGATACGCACATTGCCGCTGAAACATTCAGCCGATCGTTTAAAATTCCCACACTGCAGCTTGGAACTCACCTTGAATGTCAACATTGCCTCACCTCAATAACAAGATTGCATCCTCCCTACTGATGATAAATGAGAATACAGGGAAAAGGTTGTGCAGCTGATCCATCCTCTTGGCCTGAGAATTTGACTACTCAGTTTCTTGGCCAAAATTTGTGACGATCAGTTTTTGGCCTGACAGTCACTTGGCGGAACCCACAAGGCTATCTTCAAATTAGCCCATCTATAAAACTCATGGTCAACGTGTTTCATGTCATCCAGCTGACGAGCAGACCCAAAATATCAGACCTTATTTTGAACAAGTTCTTCGGAATTACATTTTTCAAATGCATATGATTCTCAGGTCGGCAAAGAATTGGACATAAGAAAGGATTTAGATACCTTTAATCAAGCTGCTTGGTCCAATCAAAAGATCCCCATTCTCGGGCAAAGCTCGAGACTGCTTGACTTTGTACGTCAACTGAATCATACTTCCTGCGACGATACATGTCTTCTTCTGGCAGATGTAGCATGCCTCTGATAACGTTCAGGCCAAGGCTGCTTTTGAATTGTTGTTCATCATCGATCACATGAACAAACCCCTTATTTAGACCAAACTCAACATGGAAGTAAGGGAAATCCTTAGGGATTGAACCACGTAAACCCTTCTCGCTTGTGTCAATAAGCTTCTTTGCATTGTGCTGGCTCCACTCATCTTCAGCTTCATCGATTGCCTGAAATCCAAATAATTGAGAGACAAGTGCATGAAAAACAAACTTGtcgaaaaataatataaaacatTTAATCAAAGAAAGTATTCAAaacataagagggtttcatcggTAATATGAGAAAAAGACAATGTGGCTGATAAAAGGTAGAGAAGAAAGATCAACAATCAACCATTTCTGGAAGCTTTCTTAATGTTTCCTGTTCTTCTAGTCTAATTGAATTCTTCAAGAACCATTACTTACGGGAAATTACTTTAAAATTCAAGTATGAGTACTATCTAGAACTTGAATGCTTCCAAAGTCAAAATCGATCACAAAAGATGCAATTGAAAAGGATCAAAACAAACCACATCAGAAATAATCCTTCTATTTGAGCTGAAGCCACAGTattctttatctttttaattttgaaaacagtatttttttttcaccttatTCAGGTCTCTCCATTTACTTAGCATATGTAGAGCTTCTGGATTGTATTCTTCTTTTCAATTCATAAAATGTGTTTTCTTTCAAGAAAGGAGAGCTAAGGTGATGAACTACACATATTGCCTCAAATTTGACATTGAATGCACTTATTTTGAATACCAGGGAAACAAAAATTAGTGAAACAAGTTTAAACTAGGCTTATTCAGAACAAGAAGCCAAACATTCAATTTATAGTTATCAAAGCATCACGCAAGGCAGATATAATGCCTAAGGCAACCAGTCAGCTTATGTATGAAGGTGCAAGACCCAGAAGATGAACAATAGCTTGAATATGGAAAAGAAAGCTAGAATGTGCAACCCAAGTTAGTGCCTTGACTTGCCTTTGGCAAGATGACAACATAATCCAATTGTAACATAATCTTAAACCAGTCTGATGAAACTTAGAATTAGCTTTTTCAGTACTTTGCAAACTTTCCAGTCTTTTCTCTATAACTTATTCTTTTGTACAAAGATCCAGCTTCCATATAGTAAACTTCATCCCTTTACAGCCTTTCCCCCTTTTCAACTAAACTTTGtcatttcatcaagaaaaaggaaagaccAGCAAATTCaggaagaaacaagaaacaaatTTGTAATATATTCTAAGGAAGAAATTCAAGGACATCTATTTACAAACTAAGCATATACAATAATCAGAACTGTGATATACTTAATGATAAATTATGATAGCCGACCTTCTTAAAATAAAGAGGAGCCTGCCTCGCAATATCTTGTGGTAAAGGAATGCACTCCACCAAGCAATGGCGTCGTTGCTGCGCCAATCCCATAACAGTTTCAAGAAACACTACATCCTTCCCTTGCTTTGCAAACATCATGATGAGGCACTTCTTAAAGTTGCGAATTTCCTCCCACACATTATTGTCAATATTTCTTGTGGCTGATTCATGCTGTATATGGGAAAGATAATCATCAATGTCCAAACTCTGatgagtagagagagagagagagatgggagaaaaacaaacaaaagggaGAGTTTTCTAGGATAGCCCAAAGATCTGCCATGTGGCCGGTGGGATTGGGCCAAATTTTGTCAACAGAAAACCAAACAAAAGGTTTCCTGCTTGCATGCTCAGATTTAGTCCAAATGAGTTGGCCGAGTGACAGAATAGATCTTTGAAAGTCCAGGCATAGGCCATGCTCCCAGACAGAGAACATTATCACTAAAAAGTGAAGACAGGTTATATAGGGGATGGGGGAGGGGCTTTATCTTTAGTATGATTAGTAATGGCATCCATGGGGCTTGGAGACCTGTCTTCACTCTTTAGTGGGTGGCCAATGTGGCACTAAACCAATACATTGATTGAAAAGTTGCAAAAACTCTCTCTCAGTATGTTATTCAGCAAACATGAAAAAAGCATGAAAAACCAAGGATAAGGAAAGTACAATGCACTCACCAGCATGGGTAAAATGCAGCAATGGCCTTGCACAACAGGCTGCCAGGGCGGTAGCATCAAGTAAGTGAAATTTGCTATTGAAACAAGAAGATGTTTTGGCCTTTTTGGGTTCTCAAAACAAAATTGGCAGCGCTCTTGCTGGGTCAAGATGCGACTTGAAAGTCTTCTCTCATCTAGTTTGTGATTAggctcctctcctctcttttgttTTCGCTTACGTCTAGGgccatcatcaaaatcatattcATCATCAGCCTGACCAGACACACTGAATTTTTTGTTCTGCATTATTTTTTGAGCCAAATGTGCATCGGCatcctcctcttttttcttcttttgaagaGAAACATCCCTCAAAAAAACCCTGTAgtcagataaaaaaaatattcagtatcatttcagagtaagattttttttttttttttggggggtggggggggagagATAAAAAATACGACCAAAACAAAATGCAAAGGTAAAGGAATATCTGAATATGGCAGGAATGGGAAGACACATAGGCAAGAATACAAAATATCTGGTAAACAAAATATAATTCCACAAAAATAATTATGTTTATAAACAATGATATATAAGAGGTAGAACCTATTGTTTACTATAAATGTTACAATACATATTTACCTTCTTGAAGTTTCGTTAGCTTCCTCGCTAACAAATCTATCTCCACCATCCTGCTTCCCCTTTAGGTTCTCTGCTTCTTTCTGCAATGAAAGAAATACTCCAATTAAACTGGAAAATAAGATGTGACTCTTAGCATCTAACAAATCCTCTACAATCTATCTGTGCATTTGTGTTCCCTAGTCATACATATGTCAAACTCAAGgcacttcccccccccccccaaccaaatACACAAACACTAGACGTCATGGTTTCCCACCAAAATATCCAAATCCAGAACAAGGCATGCACTTTGTCCAAGAACATGCTGATCcagaaaagaagttgaagctTATAGGCTGTATGCTTCATGTGAACCCATTTTCAATGTCACAAAATGAAAATGGACAAAGCAATTGCTTCTAGGATCCAAGTCAAAAGCTCTATGCACAAAAACATTTAGGCCAAGATGTTGTAAGTACTAAATCAAGCATCTGTTTCAGGTCAACTCCAATAAGTTTATTCTGAGACTTCTGTAAAAAGATAATTTCCACATTTGACACCCACTGTTCTAAGCTCATTGCAAGCTAGTATCCGGATAATATTTCCTTAAAAAAAGACCAGTATATTTCAATGTAATTCTTGATCTTAATATTAAAATTTCATCATGGGCCATAACAATTTACTCCCACAATCACACTACTTAATAACAATTAATAAGAATTAGCAATGATAATACTCTTGAGTAAAAAGTACCAAAACTTCAGAAAACTACGTAAAGAGTCTCATCTCTCACCATAAGTCTCTCGGCTTCTTCATTCTTTCCTTTCAGACGAAGCTGCAACGCCTTGGCTGCCAACTGATTCACACTCAATCCTTGTGTAACAACAGGACTATCTTCACTAGGTTTGTCGGTCTTAGACGAAACCACTGCTGAATCTGTATACTTATCCCTCTCATAATTTGCATGAGATGAACCCATTGAACCATCATCTTTGTTCTGGTGATGAGAAAATTCAAGAATAAAGCTTCCATCATTTGCAAACTTATTTAGGCTAGATGCTGCAACAGAGATGAGCCCAGCATCCTCACTAGACATCTTTTGACCCTTACTCTTCCTCCAAGATAAGGAATCATGAACTCTAGGCGCCCTCATCTCAGAATGCCGGAGAGAAATATCCTTCAAATACTCTCGGCTCTCTCCAGGTAACTTTTCTGGATTCTTGCTTTGATCATCTGccacatttttatgtttttctgcTACCCCTCTCTTCCTATCTTTTATGGCACCCAAATGAGCACGAGAAGGAGCAGCTGCACGAGATGCTGCAGAAACTGCCAGTTGCCCAAGAGATCCCCAACGTTCTTCAACAACCTGGAAAAATCACATGCATAATCATCAGATGGAAATAAACCAATGTACTGCAACTTTGCAATGAAAGGTAAGTTAAAGTACCTCATCAAGCTTGAGCCCTTCCCTAGTTGCTTGCTCTTTTGCACGCTTCAAGGCTTTCAGTCGCCAGCTAGCTCCACCATCTCCAACAACAGAAGAAGATAAATGCTCTTCCCCACCAATATTTGTCCCATTTCCTTTTTCTGGGTAACCACTTCCATTGTCTTTCAGATATGGATTCAGTTCTCTAGGATTGGGTTTCTTTACCTGCCAACCCACAAATGAATGATATTCAACCAACAAAAAATCCTTATGTAAACTAAACAAAACGGTCCAGCTAACAAGGCATCAGTGTGACATGTTCTATCAATTGCAAAATTGCAACCAAATCCCAATGGAATATCCTGAGCATGAAGTGGCAGCAGTAGTTTTGCTTTTACATTGGGAGCTATTCAGGTCATGATTAATCCAAACCCAACCTGACCTTTTGAGTCTTGACTAGGTTTTCCTAGTCTCTAGGGGCTTGGGCTGAGCTTCAGATGATCCCAAGAGCCAAGGTTCACTTGACTTGGGCTCATGAGGGctcaaacaaaataataatgtgCTCGGTTCAACAGTTTGAGCATAAATGATAGGTTCACATGAGTAAAGAACTTTGAGTCTTTCAGTActtatttttacatattttagcttagagagagagagagagagagagagaaatcacgTTGGGCTCAGGTTTGGGCACCTAATTTTGTCTCTTGGGAAGGGTGGGTTTGGTGATGAATTGGGTGTTAAGCTCTTGGGACTGCACTTGAACTGAGCCCCAACTTCACACAATGGCATTGCACCATTCTTAATCAAAATCATCGAATGATGATGGTCATTTCTGTATTTCTGTACAAAAATAACAACAAAATTTCTTGTCTACAAAGTTAAAACTTTCATAAATTGAAGGAGCGGCCAAACAAATGGATCTTAGGGTTCTTGAATTTATAAAACAGGTAGTAATCCATCCACCCCTCCCAAAAAAAGCCAAAGGAAGTCCAAATATACCCACTTAGTGATGCGGTTCAGAAGTACACAAGAGGAAGAATTGCAGGACAATACCAGAAGAAGATAACCAATATTAATAACAGtgaacaaaagagaagaagatgaagaagagaaggagagagaaccGAGACAGCCGCAGGCATAGAGAACAGTTAATACGCCTCTCGGCAATCTCCCCTTGCATATATATAATCCAAGCACTAATTATAATACCAACTCTAACAAACAGAAAAACAATAGAATCAAACTACTAGCAATTGCTACCAACAAAACTCCAACTATTAGAAATCAGAATCGATTGCAGCCATTGTCAGTGTTTTGGAAACTTGGATCG
This window encodes:
- the LOC122066942 gene encoding CWF19-like protein 2, producing MFAGVKYIPRDQVNAVEPDKTLDSSVKKKKSGNRKGKHRREKSSSYYSSDDEEIEKLSKSSSRKKHWYSSDEYSTSSLSGSESESGSDYDDRKHQKRRKKKKCDESSSDDRTKKRSKRSKKGYSSGKPESGSEREGVNHSSGGKEKSRKERRIYGIEKSKKRKDKQAIGEDLSDDGENSPSIDKKELARKEMGLEWMVKPAQITERTSTQANDHIEEPKFEEVKKPNPRELNPYLKDNGSGYPEKGNGTNIGGEEHLSSSVVGDGGASWRLKALKRAKEQATREGLKLDEVVEERWGSLGQLAVSAASRAAAPSRAHLGAIKDRKRGVAEKHKNVADDQSKNPEKLPGESREYLKDISLRHSEMRAPRVHDSLSWRKSKGQKMSSEDAGLISVAASSLNKFANDGSFILEFSHHQNKDDGSMGSSHANYERDKYTDSAVVSSKTDKPSEDSPVVTQGLSVNQLAAKALQLRLKGKNEEAERLMKEAENLKGKQDGGDRFVSEEANETSRRVFLRDVSLQKKKKEEDADAHLAQKIMQNKKFSVSGQADDEYDFDDGPRRKRKQKRGEEPNHKLDERRLSSRILTQQERCQFCFENPKRPKHLLVSIANFTYLMLPPWQPVVQGHCCILPMLHESATRNIDNNVWEEIRNFKKCLIMMFAKQGKDVVFLETVMGLAQQRRHCLVECIPLPQDIARQAPLYFKKAIDEAEDEWSQHNAKKLIDTSEKGLRGSIPKDFPYFHVEFGLNKGFVHVIDDEQQFKSSLGLNVIRGMLHLPEEDMYRRRKYDSVDVQSQAVSSFAREWGSFDWTKQLD